One window of the Podospora pseudopauciseta strain CBS 411.78 chromosome 4, whole genome shotgun sequence genome contains the following:
- a CDS encoding hypothetical protein (EggNog:ENOG503PEJP) translates to MPLPDSRSATPSQRSTPGSLRNTLLHSRTPPLHSSPLSRHSTSSTPSTSFNRTYGRQTPQEEPQVLSRAGLSRSWELSRPGSRMTRPSTAMTSRSYITTSPRPSSTMDGRICTKSPRLSVLERAQEARREEDALLIRAARRESLAHKLAPGRTTAEGFWTLTAERPQRYTAAPRRLPGQDTSSWTIRPQHAGYQSFDVDVLATILEEKHNMDPERASRVMRIWDAVIKCLDEISSSLDASTRHLTCDPTKGMDGEVPTELQSPSSPPRPSVRDLLSEHQDLSEPAEDTAGPRYPCPFRKRNPVRFNIREHESCAKAPFSFTELRHHLASHHKQTFRPRQCRRCKVQFDSDMALLEHLMLPKDRICDVDSPKNLYDQEDGISPDVEKALHDPKQSSDSWTWESIWNLLFPCDTEIPDSDFHPIVELFEVDHAFDAEEQTLKKNLRDTLRLLLPQAGIDDQYCGFLSGQLDLVFQVHRASVMRQCLENCGSTSQSAAPPLSSSSSDCTTTSTETDGSSYSSARRSSKRRSAGLSLLSPKSLSSTARIKTWKTFVGTDEKGRVVDSKVTPMTESFGTTTRDPTSRESLDSAIGMSVTCCDLCNQDPCLCREVIMSCINASPTRFEEDRVGYWKMKELQEQEEQELQQQLKRQPVRALRRTGHINGLAKDLQNREPEREQNYWPLGKEALDGTDVQAKGGSDGGRVTPIDRVKDCASEGGHTEHSPQSFKQRVLRERHFSYVRGS, encoded by the exons ATGCCTCTGCCCGACTCGAGATCGGCCACGCCTTCGCAGCGGAGCACCCCCGGCAGCTTAAGAAACACACTTTTGCACAGTCGTACGCCACCACTTCATTCTTCCCCTCTTTCACGTCATAGCACCTCGAGTACGCCATCGACATCATTCAATCGCACGTATGGCCGCCAGACGCCCCAAGAAGAGCCGCAAGTACTTTCGAGAGCAGGTCTCAGCCGGTCGTGGGAACTGAGCCGGCCCGGATCTAGAATGACTCGGCCGTCCACGGCCATGACATCAAGGTCatacatcaccacatcacccCGGCCATCGTCCACCATGGACGGCCGTATCTGTACAAAAAGCCCCAGACTATCTGTGCTCGAAAGGGCACAAGAAGCCAggcgagaagaagacgcACTCCTCATCCGGGcagcgaggagggagagccTTGCCCACAAACTAGCGCCTGGCAGGACTACTGCCGAGGGGTTCTGGACCCTCACCGCGGAACGCCCCCAAAGATATACGGCCGCCCCAAGGAGGCTTCCCGGCCAGGACACCTCAAGTTGGACTATTCGACCGCAGCACGCAGGATACCAGTCCTTCGATGTGGATGTGCTTGCTACTATCCTGGAGGAAAAGCATAACATGGACCCCGAAAGAGCGTCACGCGTCATGAGAATATGGGATGCTGTCATCAAGTGTCTAGACGAGATATCATCTTCGCTGGATGCGAGTACAAGGCACTTGACGTGTGATCCGACCAAGGGTATGGATGGTGAGGTACCTACAGAACTTCaatctccctcatcaccgccgAGACCCAGCGTTCGGGACCTACTCTCTGAACACCAAGACCTTTCAGAGCCAGCTGAAGACACAGCCGGACCCAGATACCCCTGCCCGTTTAGGAAGCGGAATCCAGTGAGGTTCAACATCCGGGAGCACGAGAGTTGTGCCAAGGCTCCCTTCTCGTTCACCGAATTAAG ACACCACCTCGCTTCTCACCACAAACAAACATTTAGGCCTCGCCAATGCCGTCGCTGCAAGGTGCAATTTGACAGTGACATGGCTTTGCTGGAGCACCTCATGCTTCCCAAAGACCGGATATGTGATGTCGACTCACCCAAAAACCTCTATGACCAGGAAGATGGCATCTCTCCAGACGTTGAGAAGGCGCTGCATGACCCAAAACAGAGTAGTGATTCGTGGACGTGGGAGTCAATATGGAATCTGTTATTCCCATGTGACACCGAGATTCCTGACTCAG ACTTTCATCCCATAGTCGAGCTTTTTGAAGTCGATCATGCTTTTGACGCCGAAGAACAAACTCTGAAGAAGAATCTCCGCGACACACTTCGTCTTTTGTTACCACAAGCTGGCATCGACGACCAATACTGCGGTTTTTTATCAGGCCAGCTCGATCTTGTATTCCAAGTACACAGAGCAAGTGTCATGAGACAGTGTCTAGAGAATTGTGGCTCGACTTCACAGTCAGCAGCGCCACCACtttcgtcatcgtcgtctgATTGCACTACAACCAGCACGGAGACGGATGGGAGTTCTTATTCCAGTgccagaagaagctcgaaACGGCGCTCGGCGGGTTTGAGTCTTTTGTCACCCAAGTCTCTGAGCAGCACCGCTCGGATCAAGACATGGAAGACATTTGTTGGTACCGATGAGAAAGGCCGAGTTGTTGATAGCAAGGTAACCCCCATGACGGAGAGCTTTGGCACCACCACACGCGACCCAACTTCGAGAGAGAGCCTGGACTCTGCCATCGGGATGAGTGTTACCTGCTGTGACCTCTGCAACCAAGATCCTTGCCTCTGCCGAGAGGTCATCATGTCTTGCATCAATGCCTCACCAACTCGATTTGAAGAAGACCGTGTTGGATATTGGAAGATGAAGGAATTACAAGAACAGGAAGAACAGGAACTACAGCAACAGCTCAAGCGACAACCCGTCAGGGCATTGCGCCGAACTGGACATATAAATGGTCTGGCCAAAGACTTGCAGAATCGAGAGCCAGAGCGGGAACAAAACTATTGGCCACTAGGCAAGGAAGCCTTGGATGGAACAGATGTACAAGCTAAAGGTGGCAGTGATGGAGGGCGAGTCACGCCAATCGACAGAGTGAAAGATTGTGCTTCGGAGGGTGGTCATACTGAGCACTCTCCACAGAGCTTTAAGCAGAGAGTGTTGAGAGAGAGGCATTTCAGTTACGTCAGGGGGTCTTGA